In Citrus sinensis cultivar Valencia sweet orange chromosome 3, DVS_A1.0, whole genome shotgun sequence, the sequence TATTCTTGATCTATCCAATAACTCTCTCACTGGTGGGATACCTGAAAATTTTGGAGCCTCTCCAGCCTTAGAAGTTCTTAATGTTTCATATAACAGACTAGAAGGTCCTGTTCCTGCAAATGGTGTGCTTAGAACAATAAACCGAGGTGATCTTGCTGGAAATGCTGGTCTCTGCGGGGGTGTCCTTCACCCATGCAGCCGATATTCACCAATTGCATCGAGCCATAGGAGCTTACACGCAAAGCACATCATACCTGGATGGATGATTGcaatttcttctcttttcgCTGTTGGAATAGCAGTTTTTGGTGCTCGATCTCTATATAAAAGGTGGAACGCAAATGGAAGCTGCTTTGAAGAAAAATTGGAGATGGGGAAAGGAGAGTGGCCCTGGAGACTAATGGCATTCCAGAGGCTTGGTTTTACAAGTGCTGATATTCTAGCCTGCATCAGGGAATCGAATGTGATTGGAATGGGAGCAACAGGAATCGTTTACAAGGCTGAGATGCCACGATTGAACACAATTGTGGCAGTTAAAAAGTTATGGAGATCAAGAGCTGATCTTGAAACCGAAAGCAGTGGTGATTTTGTTGGAGAGGTTAATGTCCTGGGAAAGCTGAGGCATCGAAACATAGTTCGGTTACTAGGATTTCTTCACAATGATACCAACATGATGATCGTTTACGAGTATATGAATAATGGCAGCCTTGGAGAAGCCTTGCATGGCAAGCAAGCAGGGAGATTGCTTGTTGACTGGGTTTCAAGATATAATATAGCACTTGGAGTGGCACAGGGGCTTGCATATCTCCACCATGATTGTTACCCACCCATTATTCATCGGGACATCAAGTCAAATAACATATTGTTGGACTCAAATCTCGAGCCAAGGATTGCTGATTTTGGGTTGGCAAGGATGATGATTCGGAAAAATGAGACAGTTTCAATGGTGGCTGGATCCTACGGATACATTGCCCCTGGTGAGTTGCTAGCTTTACTCTGCCCTTGACTAATGaactatttattaatatttgttaaagAGATCTGTGTACGTTGAAACATATCTAATCTGCAATTAAGATTTATAATACCGTTATGGTTTCTTGGCAGAATATGGATACACCTTGAAAGTAGATGAAAAGATTGATATATACAGTTTTGGAGTGGTTCTATTGGAGCTTCTGACAGGAAGACGGCCTTTAGATCCTGAGTTTGGAGAATCTGTAGACATTGTTGAATGGATTAGGATGAAGATTAGAGATAACAGAAACTTAGAAGAAGCATTAGACCCCAATGTAGGAAACTGTAAGCATGTTCAAGAGGAGATGCTCTTAGTCCTTAGAATAGCATTTCTTTGCACCGCCAAACTCCCCAAGGACAGACCATCCATGAGGGATGTCATAACGATGCTGGGAGAGGCGAAACCTCGACGAAAAAGCAGTAGCAACAACGACAACGGAtatgaaaataacaaagagAAGTTAGTCTTCAGCACATCGCCTGTAAGTGGCCTTGTGTAGGAACAGAATTTGGGTTCCTTTAAGGCTGTCAGTTCATTCAACACATTCTTCTTTTGTATGTAGAATTGTATTTGTTCATGTTTGTAATCACTGGTTCATATTGGTGTCTGGGAGATCaacgagtacattaaaatcgACTTTGCTTTGCAAATAAAGTTCCATTCTTTTTTGTGTAGCAAGATGCTGTGCCCATAAATTAATAGAAGATGATTCTGGTACTAATATTTCTGCAGTATTGCAAGACAAAAGAAAACTTCGGTTTCAACTATCTTAAACCGCCTTGGTCAAGTCAAGAGACAGGATTGCTATCCCCATACTTGAAGTTACAAGTTCCCATACTTCGAAACTTCATATGAGTGCAGTACTCTGAAAATTTCGGCAAATTTAAGAGAATTCGCTACAAATAATAAGAATCATGGTAAAAGGGCAAAATTTCAACAAGTCTAACAGAGATAATGAAGTCTCAGTCAGTGAATTCAAACCATTTGTTGCATACAATTATATACTCAacacaagatttttttttttccaaaaaaaattccaatagACCCAACAAAAATACCAAGATCATCCCTTCCATCGACAAGGAAGAGCAAGCTCATTTCTGAAGCAAATTCCAAAAACATAGAAGTGGTCTGATATATACAGCGTTAAAACACAACGTCCATTCAAGTATATGCTTGTAGGTATTATATATTGTATACTAAGAGGCTTGTAGCTTCCAGAAAGTATAGTGAGTGTTGCCAGATACCAATATTGAGAATGAACATAGgtatagtaaaataataaagcaaccacaaaacaaacaaacagcCGTAGAGGGCAAATTTTTACTAGTCAAAACGCTTTTCCTGTTTTCGTAtctctttttctccttttgtGTCTCTTCTAGGATGCAGTATGTTTTTATCATGCTTAAGAGAAAACAGGCTAGATGGGCCTGTTTCTTTGTCTCCCATTACTTTCTTGTAACCTTGGAGCTGAAAATTAAGAGATAGACAAATGTAATTAGGATGCACAAATATAATGTATCCATCAGTAAATCATTATGTTATGCATCTGCATACCAAGTCCAGTAGCTTCAGATGTCCTCATGATTCGGAGCCTCTTAACAGAGCCAAGAAACATGCtgcataaaaattaagagattaatagagaagaaaaaacaaagataatTAACTTCATGCAGAGAAGCTTTAGTTAATATCTATCCATATGCGACTCAATGAAGCATCTTTTCTACCTCACTTTCTTATTCCAGATTCCGACCCCCATTATTATGCTTGCATTACATGATCATGTATATCCATAAATGGGCACAAATAAGTATAGAACTAAAAGTGTGCTATATTGTAGCTCTTCTCAGAACTGCCATCAGATAACCTTGAAACTTGCCATACTCAAACATAAAACAAGGAATCACTCTCTCACATGTGATTGTAGGTTCATGACCAAAAAGCCCTTGTCAGAGAGCAACCAAAACACTTAACAAAGTAGTTCGGAAGCATAATGTTTGAGATCTGCCTTGTGGTTAGACTTGCTTGGAGGAGGAGTAAACTCTATTTGCAAATATCTTAAACATGGACTAATGGACATAAATCTTTGACACCCAAAGGgtaattaatatcaaaattcaacaaGATAAGCATCCTTGGATAGCAATGAGAAATTGACCCATATGATCTATCTCTCCTATAATGGTATTCCATTCTAGTTAATAGTTATTGAATGGCCATTGATTGGCCACCCTTTGTTCATCGGTTCCTAATTATTAACAAACTTGAtcgagagagacagagagaggcTACCAAACAGTTTTAGATTTAGTCCTTATCCTCATATCAAGGAGACCTGCTgtattatacaaataaaatgtcaATGACGATTGTTCTAATGCTCTGTCATCTATTATTCCACCACATTAAGAAGCTTCAGATTCCATATTTCAGTTCAGACCTAGAAAacagttataaaaaataaataaaaaagtaaacagaCACACGTGTCATCTGAATACGGATAGGGTGTCGTATATTTACACAGAAGCATGTTGATGATACATACCCCCATGGGACATCCCCAACAAGCATCCAATCTCCTTCCTTGTCCTCGTACGTGAGCACATAGTCAGATGTTCCATCAAGAAGTTTTGAGGATCTTGTTGGCTCCTGTACGCTTGATCCTAATAACACAAATGATGCTGCTGTCAGCGAAAAACCACATTTACTTCAAcaacaaaaacttttattCAATGAACATGCATCCCTCACCACAGAAGTAGAAACTTTATCAGTTTAATGTTTTAAGGAATTTTAGATTTTCCTCAGAATTTCAAGTACAGGCCTGGATTTGGAGGAACTCAAAATTCCAtaatttgaacaaattttGATTAGGATAAAAGTAATGCCAATTACACACCTGAAGCATAAAAAATTTGGTCAATGGTGCACGCAAGCAAATAGCTCATCTACATTTCTGATTGATCTTTATGTTAATAATTCAACATAAGATTCGTCCTACTCACAGCTTCTTATTTAGGAAAAGACGACCAATAGAAATATGTGTACCGACGCTAAAACAGGTAAAATGGAGCAAAATTTAAACTCACGAGTTGTTGGCTGGTAGAACATATCCTCCAGAGTCTGTACTAAGCTCTCATAGCAGCCATGAGCATTCAGATCAATCTTCCTTCCAATTGGAATTCCATCCATATTCACCTTCACAAACGGGGAAGTCCTGCCCTTAGCACTAGCACTGTTCTTACTGCAGACATCAGTAGTCTTCTCAaccaaagaattttttcttttattctccATCATTGAGTTGTATTCTTCACTGGCTACTGATTTTGCTTGGTTAACCATGCTGTTCATTCTATAAGCTCTTATAGGAGGCCATCCTACAACTTGGCTgcctcaagattaagatttaaaaggacccaaaaaaaaaaaatatatattcagtTTTAGGCAAATAGAAAAGGTTCTAGACCTTATAGCTAACTACATTTTAAATCCAACGACACTTGAGTAGTATGTTAACAACAAAAACCAATCATATCAGCAAAGAGCCAAGCGCCAGAGAAATATCATAAAAGGAATGGAGTTTCACATGACAACTTTCTTAATCACCTGCCTCAGGCCCTGGCATTGATTTTAAGGTTCAAATATTCACACGTCATGGCCTAATCTTTAC encodes:
- the LOC102612365 gene encoding auxin-responsive protein IAA11 isoform X1, with the translated sequence MSASGSVSTVSRDDHLVLSSEDSSSPVESELELGLGLSLGGGGFIKAQQQASGGGGGGGQYARILTAKDFSSVVSSSSCLSSSSSSLSRGDYVAAGTKRSSDSVAAANGSSQVVGWPPIRAYRMNSMVNQAKSVASEEYNSMMENKRKNSLVEKTTDVCSKNSASAKGRTSPFVKVNMDGIPIGRKIDLNAHGCYESLVQTLEDMFYQPTTRSSVQEPTRSSKLLDGTSDYVLTYEDKEGDWMLVGDVPWGMFLGSVKRLRIMRTSEATGLAPRLQESNGRQRNRPI
- the LOC102612365 gene encoding auxin-responsive protein IAA11 isoform X2, producing the protein MSASGSVSTVSRDDHLVLSSEDSSSPVESELELGLGLSLGGGGFIKAQQQASGGGGGGGQYARILTAKDFSSVVSSSSCLSSSSSSLSRGDYVAAGTKRSSDSVAAANGSSQVVGWPPIRAYRMNSMVNQAKSVASEEYNSMMENKRKNSLVEKTTDVCSKNSASAKGRTSPFVKVNMDGIPIGRKIDLNAHGCYESLVQTLEDMFYQPTTRSSVQEPTRSSKLLDGTSDYVLTYEDKEGDWMLVGDVPWGYVSSTCFCHVSWLC